A portion of the Blattabacterium clevelandi genome contains these proteins:
- a CDS encoding shikimate kinase translates to MKVTLIGYMGSGKTYIGKILSKKLKFVFYDLDSMLVKKKKDSIYNIFKKNGETFFRKIEHLMLKKFLKKHKKYILSVGGGTPCYYNNIDLLNKYSKTFYLKTNIYTLYKRLYIEKKNRPLISHLSKNELFIFIMKHFSKRIFFYEKSSKVIDITGKSKNKIIKEIINHID, encoded by the coding sequence ATGAAAGTAACTTTGATTGGATATATGGGAAGTGGGAAAACTTATATAGGAAAAATTTTATCCAAAAAATTGAAATTTGTTTTTTATGATTTAGATTCTATGCTAGTTAAAAAAAAAAAGGATTCTATATATAATATTTTCAAAAAAAATGGAGAAACTTTTTTTAGAAAAATAGAACATTTAATGCTTAAAAAATTTTTAAAAAAACATAAAAAATATATTTTATCTGTTGGTGGAGGGACTCCGTGTTATTATAACAATATTGATTTATTAAATAAATATTCGAAAACATTTTATCTAAAAACAAATATTTATACATTATATAAAAGGCTGTATATAGAAAAAAAAAATAGACCTCTTATATCTCATTTATCTAAAAATGAATTATTTATATTTATTATGAAGCATTTTTCAAAGAGAATTTTTTTTTATGAAAAATCTTCTAAAGTAATTGACATTACTGGAAAATCTAAAAACAAAATAATTAAGGAAATTATAAATCATATTGATTGA
- a CDS encoding putative porin, whose translation MKIFIFPFLFLIFSISFSVKSMEKENIMEKKILDIYHPISKDYQYWTEDNKKKRNLDTNSFSIENEYSNNFFIKDNFGFFKLKEKDLIIPNSDTKKNFLSYCNTIFLNKNHLPKMYFLNDIFFSREKIRYFDVKTPISEIFYIKNSFQEKILSGLFSQSPNQKINYSIEYRNIFFEEESNINLKKYHNLFLSTFNYKYSDSDHDKLIWGHFLYQNFYKKKKNKIPFWKTTDNSNFFFDKKNLFHQRLYISFFQNIPHSWIQSKNRESTIFLKVNMEYSKYLKSFFYSKEKFQNNRINLLYFKNESSLIFEIKKKLNLEIGAIYDQIHYQLFSNYLFDPIYENEKKNLNFNKIYLETKIHYFINNIFKINSYAKWLIYKNNLQISTQLDTNLWSKFQFLIKFNINNNIFSDFINFYMFQKNGNCYNNQQYNNEILYIKSINLSFLSKKKLNVFFNIYDINRPDQNNNPNLLYWKYIRSWNLKIKIIHDIWKFHFNNLILFQNQESDQLNFSIPNFLSKNTISYEDSYFNKALLVQTGFSIHYFNKYFHQYFSYPFDLFSFYLENECCPTKIGGSPWLDYFLNFKIFRTIFYSSIQNIGFYHNKKNIYNHKNKNYFFKIGILWNLFT comes from the coding sequence ATGAAAATATTTATTTTTCCTTTTTTATTTTTGATTTTTTCTATTTCTTTTTCTGTGAAATCTATGGAAAAAGAAAATATAATGGAAAAAAAAATTTTAGATATTTATCATCCAATTTCTAAAGATTATCAATATTGGACAGAAGATAATAAAAAAAAAAGAAATTTGGATACAAATTCGTTTTCTATAGAAAACGAATATTCTAATAATTTTTTTATAAAGGATAATTTTGGTTTTTTTAAACTTAAAGAAAAAGATTTAATCATTCCTAATTCTGATACAAAAAAAAATTTTTTATCGTATTGTAATACAATATTTCTTAATAAAAATCATCTACCTAAAATGTATTTTTTAAATGATATTTTTTTCTCTCGTGAAAAAATTAGATACTTTGACGTAAAAACTCCAATATCAGAAATTTTTTATATAAAAAATTCTTTTCAAGAAAAAATACTAAGTGGTTTATTTAGTCAAAGTCCAAATCAAAAAATCAATTATTCTATAGAATATAGAAATATTTTTTTTGAAGAAGAATCAAATATAAATTTAAAAAAATATCATAATTTATTTTTAAGTACATTTAATTATAAATATTCTGATTCTGATCATGATAAATTAATATGGGGGCATTTTTTATATCAAAATTTTTATAAAAAAAAAAAAAATAAAATTCCTTTTTGGAAAACAACGGATAATTCGAATTTTTTTTTTGATAAAAAAAATCTTTTTCATCAAAGATTATACATAAGTTTTTTTCAAAATATACCCCATTCATGGATTCAATCAAAAAATAGAGAAAGTACTATTTTTTTAAAAGTCAACATGGAATATTCCAAATATTTGAAATCTTTTTTTTATTCTAAAGAAAAATTTCAAAATAATAGGATCAATTTATTATATTTTAAAAATGAATCTTCTTTAATTTTTGAAATTAAAAAAAAATTAAATCTAGAAATAGGTGCTATTTATGATCAAATACATTATCAATTATTTTCAAATTATTTATTTGATCCAATTTATGAAAATGAAAAGAAAAATTTGAATTTCAATAAAATATATTTAGAAACAAAAATTCATTATTTCATTAACAATATATTTAAAATTAATTCCTATGCAAAATGGTTGATATATAAAAATAATTTACAAATATCTACTCAATTGGATACAAATTTATGGTCAAAATTTCAGTTTTTAATCAAATTTAATATCAATAATAATATTTTTTCTGATTTTATCAATTTTTATATGTTTCAAAAAAATGGAAATTGTTACAATAATCAACAATACAATAATGAAATATTATATATAAAATCCATTAATCTTTCTTTTTTATCAAAAAAAAAGTTGAACGTTTTTTTTAATATATATGATATAAATCGTCCTGATCAAAATAATAATCCAAATCTATTATATTGGAAGTATATACGTTCCTGGAATTTAAAAATTAAAATAATTCATGATATATGGAAATTTCATTTTAATAATTTGATTTTATTCCAAAATCAAGAATCTGATCAATTAAATTTTTCCATTCCAAATTTTCTTTCAAAAAATACAATATCTTACGAAGATAGTTATTTTAATAAAGCATTATTAGTGCAAACTGGATTTTCTATTCATTATTTTAATAAATATTTTCATCAATATTTTTCATATCCCTTTGATTTATTTTCTTTTTATTTAGAAAATGAATGTTGCCCTACAAAAATAGGAGGATCACCTTGGTTAGATTATTTTTTAAATTTTAAAATATTTAGAACTATTTTTTATAGTAGCATACAAAATATAGGATTTTATCATAATAAAAAAAATATTTATAATCATAAAAATAAAAATTACTTTTTTAAAATAGGAATATTATGGAACCTTTTTACTTAA
- the serC gene encoding 3-phosphoserine/phosphohydroxythreonine transaminase gives MKIHNFNAGPSILPKEVIRKSAQSVINYNQYGLSLLEISHRSKDFEEIMEKTTNLVKSLMNLNEDYAVLFLQGGATLQFTMVPYNLMKKEAAYLDTGIWANNAIEEAKKIGKVKILFSGKKTKYVYISKNYKIPDEVDYFHCTSNNTIVGTQMKIFPNTSIPIICDMSSDIFSRKLNFCKFGLIYASAQKNVSSAGMTIVIVKKDILIKTQRNIPSYLDYKIHIKNKSIFNTPNVFSIYTSMLTLKWIENKGGISILEKENQEKSQLLYDEIDRNNLFENKIYKEDRSNMNVTFFLKKKNLKKKFDDMWKKENIIGLEGHRVLGGYRASIYNAIPLESVQVLIDIMKEFERIFS, from the coding sequence ATGAAAATACATAATTTTAATGCTGGTCCTTCTATTTTACCAAAAGAAGTTATTAGAAAATCAGCTCAATCTGTAATTAATTATAATCAATACGGATTATCTTTGCTTGAAATATCTCATAGGAGTAAAGATTTTGAAGAAATAATGGAAAAAACTACTAATTTGGTAAAAAGTTTGATGAATTTAAATGAAGATTATGCAGTTTTATTTCTTCAAGGAGGTGCTACATTACAATTTACAATGGTTCCATATAATTTAATGAAAAAAGAAGCAGCTTATTTAGATACAGGAATATGGGCTAATAATGCTATTGAAGAAGCGAAAAAAATTGGAAAAGTAAAAATACTTTTTTCTGGAAAAAAAACAAAATATGTTTATATATCTAAAAATTATAAAATTCCAGATGAAGTAGATTATTTTCATTGTACTTCAAATAATACTATTGTTGGAACACAAATGAAAATATTTCCTAATACTTCTATACCCATAATTTGTGATATGTCTTCTGATATTTTTAGTAGAAAATTGAATTTTTGTAAATTTGGATTAATCTATGCTTCTGCACAAAAAAATGTAAGTTCTGCAGGAATGACAATTGTTATAGTAAAAAAAGATATTTTAATAAAAACTCAAAGAAATATACCTTCTTATCTAGACTATAAAATTCATATTAAAAATAAAAGTATTTTCAATACACCAAATGTATTTTCTATTTATACTTCTATGTTAACTTTAAAATGGATAGAAAATAAAGGAGGAATTTCTATTTTAGAAAAAGAAAATCAAGAAAAGTCTCAATTATTATATGATGAAATAGATAGAAATAATCTATTTGAAAATAAAATTTATAAGGAAGATCGTTCTAATATGAATGTTACCTTTTTTTTAAAAAAAAAAAATCTAAAAAAAAAATTTGATGATATGTGGAAAAAAGAAAATATTATTGGATTAGAAGGACATAGAGTTTTAGGTGGATATCGTGCTAGTATATATAATGCAATTCCATTAGAAAGTGTACAGGTTTTAATTGATATAATGAAAGAATTTGAAAGAATATTTTCATAA
- the tilS gene encoding tRNA lysidine(34) synthetase TilS produces MEYKLSDPLFLKKLIKEFSIENKNVCVAVSGGLDSMVLLNLLLYISFNFNITLSVAHCNFLLRNKESNEDEDFVRNFCVKKNISYHIKRFNTFDFSKKKKLSIQMAARKLRYNWFEELLEIYSYEYIALGHHFNDSIETFFINMMRGTGIKGLLGIPIKNKKFIRPLSDFTKKEILYYAKIKNIKWRLDSSNKEYKYLRNKIRLITSTFSNSFYKGVKKSMEYLYKENLFIEIEVEKINKEITVEKKNNPFLWKIECKKIKNLQPLSFYLFKLFFPYGFSNIENLKHLIHAQSGKQLISKKYRIIKNRNYWILIENHFFDKNNKGYLIQDIKFGNLKYLPIDIKFIINPPTTTNTIKKEENTKNMSFIDFDKIKFPLELRTWKKGDYFFPLNMKGKKKLSKYYKEKKFSLLEKKQIWLLINGNGYIILVIGNRLDDRFKVTKKTKKILGIKI; encoded by the coding sequence ATGGAATATAAATTATCTGATCCTTTATTTTTAAAAAAATTAATAAAAGAATTTTCAATTGAAAATAAAAATGTTTGTGTTGCTGTAAGCGGAGGATTAGATAGTATGGTCCTTCTCAATTTATTACTTTATATTTCTTTTAATTTTAATATCACATTAAGTGTAGCTCATTGTAATTTTTTACTAAGAAATAAAGAATCTAATGAAGATGAAGATTTTGTAAGGAATTTTTGTGTTAAAAAAAATATTTCATATCATATTAAACGATTTAATACTTTTGATTTTTCTAAAAAAAAAAAATTATCCATACAAATGGCTGCTAGAAAACTTAGGTATAATTGGTTTGAAGAATTATTAGAAATATATTCATATGAATATATAGCTTTAGGGCATCATTTTAACGATTCTATCGAAACATTTTTTATTAATATGATGAGAGGAACAGGAATTAAAGGATTATTAGGAATACCTATAAAAAATAAAAAATTTATTCGTCCTCTTTCTGATTTTACTAAAAAAGAAATTTTATATTATGCTAAAATAAAAAATATAAAATGGAGATTAGATAGCAGTAATAAAGAGTATAAATATTTAAGAAATAAAATTCGCTTAATAACATCTACTTTTTCCAATTCTTTTTATAAGGGTGTAAAAAAAAGTATGGAATATCTTTATAAGGAAAATCTTTTTATAGAGATAGAGGTAGAAAAAATCAATAAAGAGATTACAGTAGAAAAAAAAAATAATCCATTTTTATGGAAGATAGAATGCAAAAAAATAAAAAATTTACAACCATTATCATTTTATTTATTTAAGTTATTTTTTCCATATGGATTTTCTAATATAGAAAATTTAAAACATCTTATTCATGCACAATCTGGGAAACAACTTATCTCAAAAAAATATCGTATTATTAAAAACCGAAATTATTGGATTTTAATAGAAAATCATTTTTTTGATAAAAACAATAAGGGGTACTTGATACAGGATATAAAATTTGGAAATTTAAAATATTTACCTATTGATATAAAATTTATTATAAACCCTCCTACAACTACAAATACAATAAAAAAAGAAGAAAATACGAAAAATATGTCATTCATAGATTTTGATAAAATTAAATTTCCTTTAGAATTAAGAACATGGAAAAAAGGAGATTACTTTTTTCCTTTAAACATGAAAGGTAAAAAAAAATTAAGTAAATATTATAAAGAAAAAAAATTTTCTCTTTTGGAAAAAAAACAAATATGGTTATTAATTAATGGTAATGGATATATTATTTTGGTTATAGGGAATCGATTAGATGATAGATTCAAAGTTACAAAAAAAACAAAAAAAATATTAGGAATAAAGATATAA
- a CDS encoding YggS family pyridoxal phosphate-dependent enzyme produces the protein MKKIEHRICSIKKSIPKNIKILAVSKNQNISSIEKVYQTGHRDFGENYIQEMILKYKKLPKDIRWHMIGRIQSNKLKYIVPFIYLIHSIQKIEHLKIINKEALKYNRLINCLLQIKICNEKNKSGITNKKVHEILENDHYKNMKNVKIIGLMGMATFHGSIQKIRHEFDYLNKIYNEYKNKYKYSVLSMGMSRDYPIAIECGSTLIRLGTYCFGKRKKKIQ, from the coding sequence ATGAAAAAAATCGAACATCGTATTTGTTCCATAAAAAAATCAATACCAAAAAATATAAAAATTTTAGCAGTATCTAAAAATCAAAATATTTCTTCTATAGAAAAAGTTTATCAAACAGGACATAGAGATTTTGGAGAGAATTATATTCAAGAAATGATCCTAAAATATAAAAAATTACCAAAGGATATTCGTTGGCATATGATTGGTAGAATTCAAAGTAATAAATTAAAATATATAGTTCCTTTTATTTATTTAATTCATAGTATTCAAAAAATTGAACATCTTAAAATAATAAATAAAGAAGCGCTTAAATATAATCGGTTGATAAACTGTTTATTGCAAATAAAAATTTGCAATGAAAAAAATAAATCCGGAATTACTAATAAAAAAGTTCATGAAATTTTGGAAAATGATCATTATAAAAATATGAAAAATGTAAAAATTATTGGACTAATGGGTATGGCTACTTTTCATGGATCTATTCAAAAAATACGTCATGAATTTGATTATTTAAATAAAATATATAATGAATATAAAAATAAATATAAATATTCTGTCCTTTCTATGGGAATGAGTAGAGATTATCCTATAGCTATAGAATGTGGGAGTACACTTATTCGGTTAGGAACGTATTGTTTTGGAAAAAGAAAAAAAAAGATTCAATAA